Within Sardina pilchardus chromosome 21, fSarPil1.1, whole genome shotgun sequence, the genomic segment GTTGCCTGTAGCTGCTTTGCATGTGGAAATGTCCTTAAATTCGGGACTATCAGCACTCGTTTCAATTTGGGACCTTGCAGTCTGAATTGTTGTTTGTTAATTCAAAGTCTAAAGACAGTCCAAAGTAGCCTGTGCTATTTGAAGTGTCAGTTTCTTTCACATCAATTTTACGGCGTTTTGAATAGCCACCTCATACCTGTGTTTGTTGGGGTGTTGTCTGCGTAATCATCTGCTAGCAAATCGCGGGGGGCTTTGCTGTTGAGGTCAGACATGATAATCATCCACACATCTTGCACTCGTTTAACTTTTTACCCGTGTATATTCAGTTCTACCAAAGCCCTGCTCCTGTCCTCTCTGGTGGCCTACAGCGCTGTatgagagggggagtggcttCTTTAGAGCAGCGAGAGCCGGTATGTGCTTAGCACGGCACCTACTCTCCTGTAGCAAGACACTTGCCAAGTTTGAAATCAATCAGACGAACTATTCGACagatatgcaacacacacacacacacacacacacacacacacatgcacagatgtgTTGCTGTGATTTATAGATAGATGTGTGGACGTGGTTATTCATATTAGCTACAGTGATATCTTTTGCCGTTACAGTCATTcctcttggtgtgaacagccctttagTCATGTGTACAGCTTTATTTAAGTCATGCATCAATACCTTAGGTGATCCTTGCTAGTGTAACatttcttcccccccctctgCCCAGGGAGTTGAAACGTCTCACTTGGAGCTTGTGGAGGCCATCTGGAATTACATGCCCCAGGTGCACATCCTGGGAAAGTTTCGCAACCGCAATGGAGCCTTTCCTATACCCCCCGAGAACAAGCTCACCATTCCAGCCGCCGCCAAAATCCAGACCCTACACCTTGTTGGTAGGTGTTTTCTTAATATCGCAGTTGTGGGTCTCTGCCATTGCAATTCCCAGCAGATATCCGTTATTACTTGGCTGTTCACTGCCATGTTGATGAAGTTGTAATCCCAAAGCGTGTTTGGTGTTTTGCCTCGAAGGGGTCAATGTGCCAGAGATCCCCTGTGTGTCCATGCTGAGACACCTGTACCTGAAGTGGGTGCGCCTCACCAAGCCTCAGCCTTTCAAAGACTTCCTGTGCGTGAGCCTCCGCACCTTCGTCATGAGGAACTGCGCCGGGCCCACCAACTCCTTGAAGTACGTGCCCCTGGTGACCGGCTTGGCCTCGGCCCGCAACCTGGAGCACCTGGAGCTCGTGCGGGTGCCCTTCCTGGGGGGGCTCATTCAGCACGTGGTGGAGGACAGCTGGCGGTCGGGTGAGGAACAGACCGGTGCTGACCGGCAAGGGGGTGGTTCTATGCTGACCGGCAAGGGGGTGGTTCTGTGCTGACCGGCAAGGGGGTGGTTCTATGCAGACCCAGAGTGTAGTTCAGGGGTTGACCCAGAGTGTGGTTCAGGGTTGACCCACGGGGTGGTTGACATAAGCCTAACAGCTGTTTTAGTCAAGGCTTTTATGTTCAGCCTATTGAAGAATTTGATGATAAAGAAGACAAATAATTTTATGGAATTTAGCATCATCATATGAAATGTACAATGATGTTATGATACAGGGGATGgatctggttctggttctgatgAAGCTCTGAGTTTTTTTGTGTTAAAGTGAAATGACGTTTACTTTACTCTTGATCTGTTTGCTATCCAGCACACAATGATGGATTTTCTTGCTTTGACCGCCTCTGTTGAAGTTTGCCATGCTGACTGCGAATTCTCTTGTTTCAGGAGGGTTTCGTAATTTGCACACTATAGTATTTGGAGCCTGTAAGAATGCACTTGAAGTTGACCTGGGCTACCTCATAATTACTGCCGCACGCCGGTAAGATCGAACCCCATCAGTTTGGTGCACTTGGTCAGTGGACTATGTGGACTATGTGGACCACAGgtcacagcacaggacacaagAGAGCCATTCTGAGTAGTGTGGGTGTTGTGTGTCCCTTAGGCTCCATGAAGTTCGAATCCAACCCTCCCTAACCAAAGATGGAGTGTTCTCTGCACTGAAGATGGCTGAACTGGAGTTTCCCCAGTTTGAGACTTTGCACCTGGGATATGTCGACGAGTTCCTGTTGCAATGTAAGTCGTTTTCACAATCATTTTTGTTTGACAGGATTATCGCATAAAATGGGAATATTTTTTAACAAAGCTTATTTTCAAGTGCTCACTTCTGATGATGGACTCTTACTCCTTAAGTAGAAAAATAACCAATTTAATCATAtttgtctctctgttgcaaAGCTCCCTTGACTTTTGAGTTTTAGTAATGACTTGAATGTAATCTCTTTCGTGATGGATGGATTAGTTATCTGTAGACACTGGGAAATAGCTTGACAAAACATGTGTTTGCGGGTGTAAGCAGACATAAGGGTTGTCATCAAGACCTAGAAAAATAATCCTTCAAGTAGGCCATCAGTCAATTCTATAAGTATACCAGAGCATACTTGCGTTAAATTACCCATCTATTTAGAATCTCACTCGGCCTAATTTCGTCCAGTCCCTGCTTGTTAAAAtgcgacctgctgtgtgtgGTCGTGTGCTGTTCTTAAGCAAACGGCACTAATGCATTCATCATGTCAGATCACAGATTGCTGGTTCGTCGCCGCTTAGTTCTGCATTCAAAGCAGAAGAGCGTGTCAGGCATGAGCCAACACGAGCACGTATGTTAAATCCcagtgaaagagggaggaatAAACAGGAACTTGCATCTAAAAAAAGATCCTGTGTTGTTTTGCCATGTTTTCCTTTCAGCGAAGACGATAGACATCAGACTCATCCTCTGTGAGAATGcagtaaaatgtaaaatgaaagTCTGCACATTTAGACTGTAGACTCGTTTTGTAGTATTTACAGATAGGCAGCATGCAACCCATTTCTTTTTTGTGTAATTTCTGCATGATGCCACCGATATTTTAGTTGACCATGTCTGCAGTTGGACTATTTCAGTGCAGGTTGGGATGTGTCTGCCTATCCCTTCCCCTACTGTTATCATATTTTGGGTGTGTTGCAACAGCATGCAACCTTGTTGTTGTGACATTTAAAGTTATTTGTCTGGTCATCCAGGCACCTCGGCTATCCATTCTGCTTTGTTGTCAGAAACAAGTCATTTGTGAACTGTGATTGTGCGATAAGTGTGAATACAATGACTTCTACTATGTGGTCTGAATCTCTGCTTTCCCCTTCAGGTAAAATGAGCCACAATGAGTTGGTGAAATACGGTCTGGCCGACGTGATCGAGAACCCAGGGATAATCACTGACATCGGAATGAAAGCTGTCAACGAGGTGTTCACCTCCATAAAGTACCTTGTTATTTACAACTGCCCTCATCTACACAACCCTCACAACTGGATAACAGGTACAGAACAAAGCCTCATTATCATAACGTGTTCACCCTGAACGGTTATTTGCTATTTGTGTCCGCCATTAGCAGTTATTGCGCAGTGTTGGTGTCTACTCCTAAACATGTCAGGTCTCTCCTTGCTCTAGCACAGTCGTCCTCTCCAGCCGCATTCAAAAGGACGGGCAGTTAGCATTTGATTTAAATTACATCAGTGCTGTCTGTCCAAACCCAATCCATAGCTCAGACAGGCTAGACCACTGCTGAGTCACAGTAGGCTGTCCCGTTCACGAGGATCTGCAACGTGCAGCAGCCTCACAAGCACGGGCGCTgcacagtgtgtgcatgcacttgtgtgttttcctttttgTCAAACGCAGAgatctgtactgtaggtctggcGCTGGGTGACCATTTTGACATGTTTCCCCTTCATTCAGAATCCTGAACTGAGTAATTGCTGACCATTGTTGGTAATTAATGTGTTTAGGAGAAGGGGTGTGATCGGACATGTTGAGGCTGTCATCGTAATGGCTTACAgttagtgtttgtgttcagATACAGTGTCCTAGGTTACGGTTTATGTTGGCACGTGGGGATGTTGAAGAAAACGGCAAATAGCATAGCCAAAAACCATTAGTTTTAGTGGTATTGTTGCATAGTCACTGGACGTGGCAGAACAGTCCAACCAATCAACATTTCAACAGTGAATGTGCTGAGGGACAGTTTTGGAATTGGAGTTGGAATTCTACCGTGAGCGTACAAAAACCAGGTGGCCTTGCCAAGGTAGCAATTTCACTGCATCTGCTTAAATCTATCTAACCATAGCAGTGGCTGTCTTAATCTGTTTAAATAATTTTACAACATTTCTATGACGTTCTCACAAAGCTtggctattcatgggtttcatcaggtccctttccacaggtgaattaatcaagcaccatgcagtctgcattcataatcaaggtgcttgattgtatacacctgtggaaaggaactggatgaaacccatgaatagcttacatttaaaaacaatttgtGGGGTAGAAACGATGACCAATGTCTACAAGCAATGCTACATATGTCTTGTCTGTGTATCTACTACTTTTCTGTTCATATGGGGgtgacttgtttgtgtttgtgtgtttcgtGTGCAGACCACTCGCGCTGGAGCCGGCTGGTGGACCTCACACTGGTGCGCTGTCATGCGGTCAAGCTGGACTCCTTCTGCCAATTCATCGAGTTGCTGCCCAGCCTGGAGTTCATCTCTCTGGACCAGATGTTCCGGGAGCCTCCCAAGGTTAGTCCAGCGTAGTCCCCACTATCGTACCGTACCCTGTGCGTTTTGCATTGATCCCTGACCACAAGAGAGCTTCTGTTAATTGCACTCCAGCCACAAATTACATTCTCTATAGACAGACTATGAGATCAGTTACCCACTAAGCTTGAATTACATCTCAGGCCTGATATAAAATATTATGAAAACATCTCCATTTGCACCCATCCCCATGcctgcactctcctcctctgagTATGTTTGTGATCCAATGTCTCTCAAGCTTTTTCATTAACCCTTCAAAGCACTGCTATCTAACTGAAGCAAACAGCTCTCTTGAGCAGGTGAACTGGGTGAATTGCGACCGCGGTGACCTCTGTCCATACAGGACTGTTTGCTCACCTGCCTGATCACTCCAGATCGCTCCAGTACTGATCTGAGGCCTGTCTCCTCACAGGGCTGTGCGCGGGTGGGCCTGAGCGCAGGCACCGGCATCGGCGTCTCCTCGGCGCTGGTGAGCAACCAGAACTCCaacaacgacaacgacaacaacaacaataacaacaaccaccagaacaacaacaacaacgacgccGCCGCCAACATTCCACCGCACAACGACGAGGAAGCAGCGGCGCCCGTCCCCCATCAGCCGCCGCCGCAGCGACCTGAAGGTAGCTCCCCCGACAACGGTGCCCTCTCACCGGCACCGGCAGAGGACAGGATTTAGAACAGACCGGAACTTAACGATGGCCTTATGGGAGATGGCCCACAGTTACTttgagtgtgggagtgtgtgtgtatgagtcataTTTGTATGTATCCTGCTCTAGGGTGTACAGCCTAACCCTTGGTCTTCAGAATGTTGACCATATATGCTAATTTATGTTGtttagaaatgtattttatttgtttatttaaaagggataatgcacatcaattaacattctttgtttacactcaaaatgtaaatgtgccagagttAGCAAAAGAGCTAAGTAGTATTACCTAGATGAGACGGATCAAATCGTCATCTGCTGTGCTTGCACATTAGTGCACATGTGTGATGTTACATGTtagatgtgtacatgtgtgtgtttgttgctgtgCAGACATCCGAGGGATGGATGGGGTGGTGCAGGACAATGCTGTCCCGGACccggtggtgatggaggtggctGATGCGGAGCACAGTGCCTCTGGCCCCAGCCAGCCCGCTCGGCCAGCAGAGGGGGACGAGGAGCAAGCAGGTCTGAGGGAAATGCCACTTGAACACTGCATACAGTTTCAAAATGATCAGAGCatgtcctgacacacacagacacacacagacacacacagacacacacagacacacacagacacacacagacacacacagacacacacagacacacacagacacacacacagacacacactttgagcACTAGGTGTGTTTTCTCATCTTTGCCACCGTGTCTGCTGCAGGGCCCAGCGGGGTGCAGTCCTCCGTGAAGAAGCAGCCGGTGGTGGTGCTGGACTCGgacagtgaggatgaggaggagcaggagaaggctCGGGTGCGGGCTCAGCCTCCTGGCCCGTCGAAGCCCTCGTACGCAGAGCCAGACACCAGGCCCAAGAGCTCCAGCTCCGAGGTCCCCGCCCCACACAGCAGTGAGTACAGCTAACGTCCTGCACGTCAACATTCCTCATCTCCGCTGTAGTGTTTAGGCTGACACGCCATAGGTCATTTGTTGAAGTGGAGGTTTGGGAGACCCGTGATTGGCTAGCTCTGGTGTTGTGTAGTCTTTGCTGATTGGCTGCCCCGTGCTCGTTCCAGGTAAAGGAAAGACGCCGCTGCGGCGGCGAGGCCCGCCCCCTCAGGAGCCCAGCTGCGAGAAGGGTTGCCAGGTGACCAGCGAGCAGATCAAAGCGGACATGAAGGCCGCCACGGAGGCCCCCGAGCGCAGCGCGGGCAAcagcggaggtggaggtggaggtggaggtggtgggcaGGTGCCAGGGGCGGGGGCCTACGTGGGCTCCATCCGCTGGAGGGAGGACGCCGACAGCCAGGAGGAGGGCGGGCAGGGCGGCGGCACGGAGGGAGGGCCGGGGCGGGCGGAGGGCACCGGGGATCATGCGGGGGGAACCCCGGCCAACGGCCTGGActacgacgaagacgaggaggaagaggaggagcagcagcacaggtgTCTGCCGGGCGAGATCCCCCGGCGGCCAATCACACGCTCCCGCAGTCGGCTTTCGGCAGTGCCCCTGGTCTCCGAGTCAGGTGAGCTCTTACGGGTCATCGTCACGGTCGCTAAGCTCTTGCAGACAATTTACACCAAGATTTGCAACGAGACGAAACCATTGCAGTGACGAGTTTCAGTGGGAGGAGTTAAACAATGCACCTCATAGTGTTTGGGACATGTTGTTGTcattcagtcagtccagcagtgGCAGAGAAGGCAGAGAAATACTTATAAACTCAGGTTTGAAAAACGCTAGTGTCTGCATAGCATCAGTCAAAACCGGTATGCTAATAAAGTCATAAAAAAGTAATTTTACTGACCATTTGCTTATCAGATAGTTGGTTAACTGGTAGTTCATATCTGGATACGAGTGTTGTAACAAAAGCGTTATGGAAAAATGTTTGTTATTGCAAGTAGTTGCACTGGTTTGAACCCCTCATTTGTTTGTTGTAGCTCGTCTCATCACAAATGTTGCAAATGTTTCTGATGTGAATTGGGTTTATGAATTGAGGtcaccctctctgcctctgcagAATAGAAAGAAACGGTAACAAGGACCATAGAGTTCACAACACCGAGAACTGCTAGTGGATTTTCTATTAAACATCTCTGTTGAATGTCTGAAGAGCAGCAGCATGTAGGTTTTACCTGTGCTGTTGATGATTGAAGTCTGCTGGTTCTAGACTAGACAGAGGTTTTTAATCTAAAACTAGATAACTACTAGAACTTCTAGCTATCTAGTTTTAGATTAAAAACCTCTGTAATGGTTAAGCTGAGGACTCCAACCATGTTTGTAAGCCAAAATATTGTTGAACTAAACAGTGGCGCAAGGTATTATAATAGGAGTTAGGATGCTCAGTTTAGAGCTTCCGTATGCTCCTAAATATGGGTACTCTTCCCTGTTGCTTAGAGCTGTCCAAACCAAAGCCTCGGGTCACAGTGAAGAGGAAACGCACAGCGGACAAGTCCACCAGCACCAGTGACCCAGTGACCGAAGATG encodes:
- the fbxo38 gene encoding F-box only protein 38, with the translated sequence MMGPRRKSTKIQNLDEGLHDPLSQEEPKDYMNELSHEVLCHIFRYLPMQDIMCMECLSRKLREAVTLYLRVVKVVDLCASRWWEYMPSGFTDSSFLMLLKKMPDLEQLYGLHPRYLERRRVRGYEAFSIPGVLEALQACPNLIGVETSHLELVEAIWNYMPQVHILGKFRNRNGAFPIPPENKLTIPAAAKIQTLHLVGVNVPEIPCVSMLRHLYLKWVRLTKPQPFKDFLCVSLRTFVMRNCAGPTNSLKYVPLVTGLASARNLEHLELVRVPFLGGLIQHVVEDSWRSGGFRNLHTIVFGACKNALEVDLGYLIITAARRLHEVRIQPSLTKDGVFSALKMAELEFPQFETLHLGYVDEFLLQCKMSHNELVKYGLADVIENPGIITDIGMKAVNEVFTSIKYLVIYNCPHLHNPHNWITDHSRWSRLVDLTLVRCHAVKLDSFCQFIELLPSLEFISLDQMFREPPKGCARVGLSAGTGIGVSSALVSNQNSNNDNDNNNNNNNHQNNNNNDAAANIPPHNDEEAAAPVPHQPPPQRPEDIRGMDGVVQDNAVPDPVVMEVADAEHSASGPSQPARPAEGDEEQAGPSGVQSSVKKQPVVVLDSDSEDEEEQEKARVRAQPPGPSKPSYAEPDTRPKSSSSEVPAPHSSKGKTPLRRRGPPPQEPSCEKGCQVTSEQIKADMKAATEAPERSAGNSGGGGGGGGGGQVPGAGAYVGSIRWREDADSQEEGGQGGGTEGGPGRAEGTGDHAGGTPANGLDYDEDEEEEEEQQHRCLPGEIPRRPITRSRSRLSAVPLVSESELSKPKPRVTVKRKRTADKSTSTSDPVTEDDHVQVLTLKSKNLVGITLTNCGITDLVLRDCPKMMFVHATRCRVLKYLKVENAPIVNRFDYAQCKKLDMEQVLDQILRMPPERNRIIYMRPMQQINSLALEKMLFSGPYPYHIAIIHEFSNPPNVRNKVRVRSWMDTIANISQELIKYEFFPEATRTEEDVKKYPNYPWGRDIYTLEGAVDGAPYTMITDFPWLRTLRAAEPNSYARYDFEDDESTTIYAPRRKGQLSADICMETIGEEISERRQARRGVFQRLVVVFIHYCDARGQPIDDDYI